In Phaeobacter inhibens DSM 16374, the following proteins share a genomic window:
- a CDS encoding helix-hairpin-helix domain-containing protein gives MTSIAKLPGVGPALARILSENGYATIEAVAGKSPEELSKIPKIGKLRATRLSAEAQKAQAEASPERGKPARRANGAAPTAPNGATPEQPADRAEADKLSSALAAAEAARRAAEAKAEKAVLKAKKSARKAAALAEEFAAAKVKAKAKAKRVKAKAKRAIEKEKAKAKAILEAKHNPKKEAPRKDSGKKDPSRKEPTKKVAAKRDGVKKPIVKKQREPSVPAKGKKKK, from the coding sequence ATGACATCTATCGCCAAACTTCCCGGTGTTGGCCCTGCGCTGGCCCGAATCCTATCGGAAAACGGCTACGCCACGATCGAGGCTGTGGCTGGAAAATCGCCAGAGGAGCTGAGCAAGATCCCCAAGATCGGCAAGCTGCGTGCGACGCGACTGTCCGCAGAGGCACAGAAGGCGCAAGCGGAGGCCAGCCCGGAGCGTGGCAAACCCGCCCGCCGCGCCAATGGTGCCGCACCGACAGCGCCGAATGGCGCAACGCCGGAGCAACCTGCCGACCGCGCCGAGGCCGATAAACTCAGTTCCGCGCTGGCCGCTGCCGAGGCCGCCCGTCGTGCGGCAGAGGCCAAGGCGGAGAAAGCGGTTCTGAAAGCGAAGAAATCCGCCAGGAAAGCCGCCGCCCTTGCCGAGGAATTTGCCGCCGCAAAGGTGAAAGCCAAGGCGAAGGCCAAGCGGGTGAAGGCGAAGGCCAAACGCGCGATTGAAAAGGAAAAGGCCAAGGCGAAGGCCATCCTTGAGGCCAAGCATAACCCGAAGAAAGAGGCGCCCAGGAAAGACAGCGGCAAGAAAGATCCATCCAGGAAAGAGCCGACCAAGAAGGTCGCCGCCAAGAGGGACGGAGTAAAGAAGCCAATAGTCAAGAAGCAGAGAGAGCCGAGCGTTCCTGCGAAGGGTAAGAAAAAGAAATAG
- the der gene encoding ribosome biogenesis GTPase Der, with protein MSFTLAIVGRPNVGKSTLFNRLVGKRLALVDDQPGVTRDLREGEARLGDLRFTVVDTAGLEDATDNSLEGRMRRLTERAVDMADVCLFMIDARVGVTPIDQMFAEILRKKSAHVILAANKAEGNAADAGVLDAWGLGLGEPIRLSGEHGEGLNDLYSQLMPLADEFEERAKDDSPEIDVALDEDDDEEDLSVPMPTRNKPLQVAVVGRPNAGKSTLINKILGEDRLLTGPEAGITRDAISLQIDWQDVPMRIFDTAGMRKKAKVQEKLEKLSVSDGLRAVKFAEVVVVLLDAAIPFEQQDLRIADLAEREGRAVVVAVNKWDIEDEKQEKLRNLKEAFDRLLPQLRGAPLITVSAKTGKGLDRLHAAIMRAYDVWNRRIPTAALNRWLTGMLEQHPPPAPQGKRIKLRYMTQAKTRPPGFVVMCSHPDKMPESYNRYLVNGLRQDFDMPGSPIRLTLRSQSDKNPYKGKKKAPPSKLRKHLEGRRN; from the coding sequence ATGTCTTTTACCCTCGCTATTGTGGGCCGCCCGAATGTGGGCAAATCCACATTGTTCAATCGTCTCGTCGGCAAGCGGCTGGCGCTGGTGGATGACCAGCCCGGCGTCACGCGCGATCTGCGCGAAGGGGAAGCGCGTCTCGGCGACCTGCGCTTTACCGTGGTGGACACCGCCGGTCTGGAAGATGCCACCGACAACTCGCTGGAAGGGCGGATGCGCCGCCTGACCGAGCGGGCCGTTGATATGGCCGACGTTTGCCTGTTCATGATTGATGCACGCGTTGGGGTAACGCCCATCGACCAGATGTTTGCGGAAATCCTGCGCAAGAAGTCTGCCCATGTGATTCTGGCTGCCAACAAGGCTGAGGGCAACGCCGCTGATGCCGGTGTGCTGGATGCCTGGGGCTTGGGTCTGGGAGAGCCGATCCGCCTGTCCGGTGAGCATGGCGAAGGTCTGAATGACCTTTATTCGCAGCTGATGCCCTTGGCGGATGAGTTCGAAGAACGCGCTAAGGATGACAGCCCAGAGATTGACGTCGCTCTGGACGAAGACGATGACGAAGAAGATCTGTCGGTGCCGATGCCAACCCGCAACAAGCCGTTGCAGGTTGCTGTTGTCGGGCGTCCGAATGCGGGTAAATCCACGCTGATCAACAAGATCCTCGGTGAGGACCGTCTGCTGACCGGGCCCGAGGCCGGGATCACCCGCGATGCGATCTCGCTACAGATCGACTGGCAGGATGTGCCCATGCGGATCTTCGATACCGCGGGTATGCGCAAGAAGGCCAAGGTGCAGGAAAAGCTGGAGAAACTCTCCGTGTCCGACGGCCTGCGCGCGGTAAAGTTTGCCGAGGTTGTGGTGGTCCTGCTGGACGCGGCAATCCCGTTTGAACAGCAGGATCTGCGCATTGCCGATCTGGCCGAGCGCGAAGGCCGCGCGGTTGTGGTCGCGGTGAACAAATGGGACATTGAGGACGAAAAGCAGGAAAAACTGCGCAATCTGAAAGAGGCCTTTGACCGGCTTCTGCCGCAGTTGCGCGGCGCGCCGCTGATCACCGTGTCGGCCAAAACCGGCAAGGGGCTGGACCGGCTGCACGCCGCCATCATGCGCGCCTATGACGTCTGGAACCGCCGGATACCAACAGCGGCGCTGAACCGCTGGCTGACGGGGATGCTGGAACAGCACCCGCCGCCAGCCCCGCAGGGTAAGCGGATCAAGCTGCGCTACATGACCCAAGCCAAAACCCGTCCGCCGGGCTTTGTGGTGATGTGTTCGCATCCCGACAAGATGCCCGAGAGCTATAATCGTTATCTGGTCAACGGGTTGCGCCAGGATTTTGATATGCCCGGCTCGCCGATCCGTCTGACGCTGCGCTCGCAGTCGGACAAGAACCCCTACAAGGGCAAGAAAAAGGCGCCGCCGTCGAAGCTGCGCAAACATCTGGAAGGCCGCCGCAACTAA
- a CDS encoding efflux RND transporter periplasmic adaptor subunit, which translates to MRVIPLMTAAVVTAGLYYAVIERDALLAFARGEQVSDETASSDVSEPTDASATTAAASETVAPQAAGADKADNSGVRVVALRSTARGIDSAVVLRGQTQAIRQVEVRSETTSTVLSEPLRKGAQVKAGDLLCKLDPGTRPSTLLEAKARLSEAKIRVPEARARLDEARARLKEAQINLTAAAKLSEGGFASETRLASSQAAERSAVAGVATAETGLETTSAGIEAASAQVAAAEKELARLDILAPFDGLLESDTAELGSLMQPGSLCATVIQLETIKLVGYVPETEVNRVTIGAGARAELANGRNVEGKVTFISRSADPTTRTFEVEITVPNPDLAIRDGQTADIVISAEGSKAHYLPQSALTLNNDGQLGVRVVEDDMTVGFYHIQLLRDEASGVWLGGLPEQADVIVVGQDFVVAGVSVAPTYKEVSQ; encoded by the coding sequence ATGCGTGTAATTCCACTGATGACTGCTGCTGTTGTGACGGCAGGCCTGTATTATGCCGTGATTGAGCGGGATGCGCTTCTGGCCTTTGCCCGTGGCGAGCAGGTCAGCGATGAGACCGCATCCTCTGATGTCTCCGAACCGACCGATGCATCCGCAACAACCGCCGCAGCATCAGAAACTGTGGCCCCGCAAGCCGCCGGCGCGGACAAGGCCGACAATTCAGGCGTCCGAGTTGTCGCCCTGCGCAGCACCGCCCGCGGCATCGACAGCGCGGTTGTGCTGCGCGGCCAGACGCAGGCTATTCGCCAGGTCGAAGTCCGCTCCGAAACCACCTCCACCGTGCTGTCCGAACCGCTGCGCAAAGGCGCGCAGGTGAAGGCTGGCGATCTTCTGTGCAAACTGGATCCCGGCACCCGCCCCTCCACCCTGTTGGAGGCCAAAGCCCGGCTGAGCGAGGCGAAAATCCGCGTGCCCGAGGCGCGGGCCCGTCTGGACGAGGCCCGCGCCCGCCTCAAGGAAGCACAGATCAACCTGACAGCAGCCGCCAAACTCTCCGAAGGTGGCTTTGCCTCCGAAACCCGCCTGGCCTCATCCCAGGCCGCAGAGCGCTCGGCCGTGGCTGGCGTGGCCACTGCGGAAACCGGTCTGGAGACCACCAGTGCGGGGATTGAGGCAGCCTCTGCCCAAGTCGCCGCCGCCGAGAAAGAACTGGCGCGTCTGGATATTCTGGCCCCCTTCGACGGGCTACTGGAAAGCGACACCGCCGAGCTGGGCAGCCTGATGCAGCCCGGCAGCCTCTGTGCGACCGTGATCCAGCTGGAGACCATCAAGCTGGTTGGCTATGTGCCCGAAACCGAGGTGAACCGCGTCACCATCGGGGCGGGCGCTCGCGCTGAGCTGGCCAATGGCCGCAATGTTGAGGGCAAGGTGACCTTTATCAGCCGCTCCGCAGACCCGACCACCCGCACGTTTGAGGTGGAAATCACCGTGCCCAACCCGGATCTGGCGATCCGCGACGGCCAGACCGCCGACATCGTGATCTCTGCCGAAGGCTCCAAGGCCCATTACCTGCCGCAGTCGGCGCTGACCCTGAATAACGACGGTCAATTGGGCGTGCGTGTGGTAGAAGACGACATGACCGTCGGGTTCTACCACATCCAGCTGCTGCGCGACGAAGCAAGCGGCGTTTGGCTGGGCGGCCTGCCGGAACAGGCCGATGTGATTGTTGTGGGACAAGATTTTGTTGTTGCGGGCGTCTCTGTTGCGCCCACCTATAAAGAGGTATCCCAATGA
- the yajC gene encoding preprotein translocase subunit YajC — protein MDGGALAQFLPLILIFAIMYFLLIRPQQKKLKTHQSMVEALRRGDQVVTQGGIIGKVAKVKEDGEIEVEIAEGVKIRVIKSTIAQVLNKTEPAA, from the coding sequence ATGGATGGTGGCGCACTCGCCCAGTTTCTCCCGCTCATTCTGATCTTTGCAATCATGTACTTCCTGCTGATCCGTCCGCAGCAGAAAAAGCTGAAGACCCATCAGTCGATGGTCGAAGCGCTGCGCCGTGGCGATCAGGTGGTGACCCAGGGTGGGATCATCGGCAAGGTGGCCAAGGTCAAGGAAGACGGTGAAATCGAAGTGGAAATCGCCGAGGGTGTCAAAATCCGCGTGATCAAATCCACCATCGCACAGGTTCTGAACAAGACCGAGCCGGCAGCGTAA
- the serS gene encoding serine--tRNA ligase, whose translation MHDIRAIRENPAAFDAALARRGDAAMSSDILALDESRRAKIQAAETAQADQNKAAKAIGAAKAKGDDAEFERLRAEVAGKKAEVAALQTEAKELDAKLTDVLARIPNLPAEDVPAGADEDDNVEVSKWGAIPNFAFDPKEHFEIKGVAAAMDFETAAKISGARFVLLKGAVARIHRALAQFMVDTHVDENGLTEVNSPVLVRDEAMYGTDKLPKFGDDSYQTTNGWWLVPTSEVPLTYSVAGDTLDEAALPIRMTAHTLCFRSEAGSAGKDTSGMLRQHQFEKVEMVSVVHPTQSDDEQKRMLRCAEGILEKLGIPYRTVVLCTGDMGFGARRTFDIEAWVPGQNTYREISSVSTTGDFQARRMNARFKPSDGGKPEYLHTLNGSGLAVGRCLIAVLENGQQEDGSVKLPEVLAPYLSGRLTLTAEGALV comes from the coding sequence ATGCATGACATCCGCGCGATCCGCGAGAACCCTGCCGCTTTTGACGCCGCTTTGGCGCGGCGTGGGGATGCGGCGATGTCTTCCGACATCCTGGCGCTGGATGAATCCCGCCGGGCCAAAATCCAGGCAGCTGAAACCGCGCAGGCTGATCAGAACAAGGCGGCCAAGGCCATTGGTGCGGCCAAGGCCAAAGGGGATGACGCCGAATTCGAACGTCTGCGCGCCGAGGTGGCTGGCAAGAAAGCCGAAGTCGCGGCCCTGCAGACCGAGGCCAAGGAGCTGGACGCCAAGCTGACCGACGTGCTGGCGCGCATCCCCAACCTGCCCGCAGAGGACGTGCCAGCGGGCGCCGATGAGGACGACAATGTCGAGGTCAGCAAATGGGGGGCGATCCCCAATTTCGCCTTTGACCCGAAAGAGCATTTTGAAATCAAGGGCGTCGCGGCTGCGATGGATTTTGAAACCGCTGCAAAGATCTCCGGCGCGCGTTTTGTGCTGCTGAAGGGCGCTGTGGCGCGCATCCACCGCGCGCTGGCGCAGTTCATGGTCGACACCCATGTGGATGAAAACGGCCTTACGGAGGTGAACTCCCCGGTGCTGGTGCGTGACGAGGCGATGTATGGCACCGATAAGCTGCCCAAATTTGGCGATGACAGCTATCAGACCACCAATGGCTGGTGGCTGGTGCCGACCTCCGAGGTGCCGCTGACCTATTCCGTAGCGGGCGACACGCTTGATGAGGCCGCCCTGCCGATCCGCATGACCGCGCATACGCTGTGTTTCCGCTCCGAGGCGGGCAGCGCTGGCAAGGACACCTCCGGCATGCTGCGTCAGCACCAGTTCGAGAAGGTCGAAATGGTCTCTGTCGTGCATCCGACCCAATCCGACGATGAACAAAAACGCATGCTGCGCTGCGCCGAGGGGATCCTTGAAAAACTGGGCATCCCCTATCGCACCGTGGTGCTCTGCACCGGTGACATGGGCTTTGGCGCGCGCCGCACCTTTGACATCGAGGCCTGGGTGCCCGGTCAGAACACTTACCGCGAGATTTCCTCAGTCTCCACCACAGGTGATTTCCAGGCCCGCCGCATGAACGCCCGGTTCAAACCTTCGGACGGTGGCAAGCCGGAATATCTGCACACGCTGAACGGCTCTGGTCTGGCGGTCGGGCGCTGCCTGATTGCTGTGCTGGAAAACGGTCAGCAGGAAGACGGATCCGTCAAACTGCCAGAGGTTCTGGCCCCCTATCTGAGCGGTCGCTTGACCCTGACGGCAGAAGGCGCATTGGTTTAA
- a CDS encoding pentapeptide repeat-containing protein, with translation MTELTLPIDPKYFWAIVTLAGFALAVAVVYAVMPRTDGKHTNPLDRLKDILGLAQFGDGLFLLLALMWSGLFLALFAGLLLMLWELIWFVVPQNPLAEASARFALLRLAAMTATLGAVVALPFTLIRVRLTREANKTADEALFNDKINAATEDLHAMRQRWDGEQKQNIWEDDITRRNAAIDRLEGLVKERPDTAPRVSRLLSVYVRELSREVPAEIPPEELTPNELHRWLFGLTVKRSDMENAVQVLGRMKRIRAVNCVSISIDLRHANLQRFDLTGLDLSGAILSGSHLQGSFLRDTQLQNASLPFAKMQGTNLGNAKMMMADLGWADLRQAFLGCAMLRGASLRHADMQGAELSDAELQKADLTSTNMRGANLSRAKMQGIRLGGANMQGADISATTIDGASALNRADLSGSLLSQVDFSRTNIGLEQLNSGFGTTDTILPNGNGPDSSDWPAHWPKLAMGHGQTFRQWKKWQTDPDNYTPPTAP, from the coding sequence ATGACCGAACTTACTTTGCCGATTGATCCCAAGTATTTCTGGGCGATTGTGACCCTTGCCGGTTTTGCACTGGCGGTGGCCGTCGTCTATGCCGTCATGCCCCGGACGGATGGCAAGCACACCAATCCGCTAGACCGCCTCAAAGATATTCTGGGGCTGGCGCAGTTCGGCGACGGGCTGTTTCTGTTGCTTGCCCTGATGTGGTCCGGCCTGTTTCTGGCGCTGTTCGCCGGTCTGCTGCTGATGCTGTGGGAGCTGATCTGGTTTGTGGTCCCGCAAAATCCGCTGGCAGAGGCATCTGCCCGGTTCGCCCTACTGCGACTGGCGGCGATGACTGCAACCCTTGGCGCGGTGGTGGCGCTGCCTTTCACCCTGATCCGGGTGAGACTGACGCGCGAGGCCAACAAGACAGCTGATGAAGCCCTGTTCAACGACAAGATCAACGCCGCCACCGAAGACCTTCACGCCATGCGCCAGCGCTGGGACGGTGAGCAGAAGCAAAATATCTGGGAAGACGACATAACCCGCCGCAACGCTGCCATTGATCGACTGGAAGGGCTGGTGAAGGAGCGCCCGGACACAGCTCCCCGAGTTTCGCGACTGCTCAGCGTTTATGTGCGCGAACTCTCTCGCGAAGTACCCGCTGAGATACCTCCAGAAGAACTGACACCTAACGAATTGCACCGCTGGCTATTTGGGCTAACTGTTAAACGCTCAGACATGGAAAATGCGGTTCAGGTTCTAGGCCGGATGAAACGGATCCGAGCAGTGAACTGCGTAAGCATCTCTATTGATCTGCGACACGCCAATCTTCAAAGATTCGACCTGACAGGTCTAGACCTGTCAGGTGCCATATTGTCGGGGAGCCATCTGCAAGGATCATTTCTAAGAGATACACAGTTACAGAATGCCAGTCTCCCATTTGCGAAGATGCAAGGTACCAATCTGGGCAATGCTAAGATGATGATGGCTGACCTTGGCTGGGCGGATCTACGACAAGCATTTCTTGGATGCGCGATGTTACGTGGCGCGAGTCTTCGCCATGCCGACATGCAGGGTGCTGAACTCTCCGATGCGGAGCTGCAAAAAGCAGACCTCACTTCGACGAATATGCGGGGTGCAAACCTCAGCAGAGCAAAGATGCAGGGAATACGACTCGGAGGCGCAAATATGCAGGGCGCAGATATTAGCGCAACAACCATCGATGGCGCCAGCGCTCTCAACAGAGCCGATCTTTCGGGCTCTTTGCTGAGCCAAGTGGATTTTTCTCGTACTAATATAGGCCTAGAACAGCTTAATAGCGGATTTGGCACAACAGATACTATTCTTCCGAACGGCAACGGACCGGACAGCTCGGATTGGCCCGCCCATTGGCCAAAACTTGCAATGGGCCATGGCCAAACATTCCGACAATGGAAGAAATGGCAAACGGACCCCGACAACTACACGCCTCCCACCGCCCCCTAA
- a CDS encoding tetratricopeptide repeat protein → MSDTDSFIDEVTEEVRRDRLFKMLKRYGWIGGIAVVLIVGGAALREYNRAQTEAASQALGDQMIAALDSDDSAARATALDAITAETAGGDTVLKLLQAGALADAGDRAAAVERLNAVARNGEMPLIYRHIATFKALGLQQESLPAADRRIQFEALAQPGAPLALLAQEQLALIDIEEDNTDAAISRLQEIIASAGVTSDLKDRASQVIVALGGALEPVSATEG, encoded by the coding sequence ATGAGCGACACCGACAGCTTTATCGATGAGGTGACAGAAGAGGTCCGCCGCGATCGCCTGTTCAAGATGCTCAAACGTTATGGCTGGATTGGCGGCATTGCGGTGGTGTTGATCGTCGGTGGCGCCGCCTTGCGCGAATATAACCGGGCCCAGACCGAAGCGGCATCCCAGGCGCTTGGCGATCAGATGATTGCGGCGCTGGACAGTGATGACAGTGCGGCACGGGCGACGGCCCTGGATGCGATCACCGCTGAGACCGCAGGTGGCGATACCGTTTTGAAGCTGTTGCAGGCGGGTGCTTTGGCGGATGCCGGAGACCGTGCGGCGGCTGTTGAACGGCTGAATGCGGTTGCGCGCAACGGGGAAATGCCACTGATCTATCGTCACATCGCGACGTTCAAGGCGCTTGGCCTGCAGCAGGAGAGCCTGCCCGCGGCAGATCGCCGGATTCAGTTCGAGGCGCTGGCCCAGCCGGGCGCGCCGCTGGCGCTGCTGGCACAGGAACAGCTGGCACTGATTGATATCGAAGAGGACAACACAGACGCCGCCATTTCGCGGTTGCAGGAGATTATTGCCTCCGCCGGTGTCACCTCGGACTTGAAAGACCGTGCTTCGCAAGTGATTGTGGCGCTTGGGGGAGCGCTGGAGCCGGTGTCGGCGACAGAAGGCTAA
- a CDS encoding fatty acid desaturase: MDLRAYTRTYCDKDNRLAALSYFGTFAVYFLSLTVAIRYAEIWYLMLPAGGVFAFAAVRLYVLQHDTGHHSLFETRIQNEVAGHVLSPFTFAPFEVMKQNHNEHHAYVGNLEHRESGEIHTMTLREWHAAGWAQRLAYRLYRNPLVLVPLGAAFTYFIRYRWPKNTLRFGVLGVVLHNVVIVLLLALLYAIAGTTGVLVWLGFSFLGGMIGVFLVYLQHNFEDTYWDRRPDLNPQVAALQGSSCLDFGWFFDFAVANITLHDIHHFNARIPSYRLRRCHHNLPPEIAPRRIKFGEAIRAMGLKLWDEDQQRLVPFPPANAPGTLVTATGQTNTQEPS; this comes from the coding sequence ATGGATTTGAGAGCATATACGCGGACATATTGTGACAAGGATAACCGGCTGGCCGCGCTCAGCTATTTCGGGACATTCGCAGTCTACTTCCTGTCGCTGACGGTTGCGATCCGCTACGCCGAGATCTGGTATCTGATGCTGCCTGCGGGGGGTGTGTTTGCCTTTGCGGCGGTGCGGCTATACGTGCTGCAACATGACACCGGGCATCATTCGCTGTTTGAAACCCGGATCCAGAATGAAGTTGCCGGTCATGTGCTGTCGCCCTTCACCTTTGCCCCGTTTGAGGTGATGAAACAGAACCACAATGAGCATCATGCCTATGTTGGTAATCTGGAACACCGCGAGTCCGGTGAGATCCACACCATGACGCTGCGCGAATGGCATGCGGCAGGCTGGGCACAGCGGCTGGCCTATCGGCTGTATCGCAATCCGCTTGTGCTGGTGCCGCTGGGGGCGGCGTTCACCTATTTCATTCGCTACCGCTGGCCCAAAAACACGCTGCGCTTTGGTGTCTTGGGGGTGGTGCTGCACAATGTAGTGATCGTGCTGCTGCTTGCGCTGCTCTACGCCATCGCGGGTACGACCGGTGTCTTGGTCTGGCTTGGGTTTTCCTTTTTGGGGGGCATGATCGGCGTGTTCCTGGTTTATCTGCAGCATAATTTCGAGGACACTTATTGGGATCGTCGGCCTGACCTCAACCCGCAGGTTGCGGCGCTTCAGGGATCATCCTGCCTCGATTTTGGCTGGTTTTTTGACTTTGCAGTCGCCAATATCACGCTTCATGATATTCACCATTTTAACGCCCGCATTCCCAGTTACCGGCTGCGCCGCTGCCACCACAACCTGCCGCCGGAGATTGCACCGCGCCGGATCAAATTTGGCGAGGCGATCCGCGCCATGGGGCTAAAGCTTTGGGACGAGGATCAGCAGCGGCTGGTGCCATTCCCGCCAGCTAATGCGCCGGGGACACTGGTCACGGCCACTGGGCAAACCAACACGCAGGAGCCTTCATGA
- a CDS encoding PQQ-like beta-propeller repeat protein, producing the protein MMAVTSFWSARGILTGTALALILSACAEPEVILRGERLDLRDDSVTVVSNETRAIALPATRNNASWPQGPGVEGLRPAHPALAASPNAIWSTSIGDGDSRRQRITATPVVGDGRIYTLDSGAKVSAVSPAGALQWQSELLPASDSSGQATGGGLAYDGGVLYVSSGYGVLTALDAASGATIWRQELEATGSGQPTVRDGLVYLVAGDDTGWAVHAKDGRIAWQVQATPSPSNILGAPAPAVTSDLAIFAFGSGDLTATFRKGGLRRWNASVAGKRIGRTISRISDVTGAPVVSGNRMYVGNQSGRTAAFDLGSGDRLWTAPHGAVDPVWAVAGNVFLISDLGQLVRLDADSGDAIWATNLPGYLKDKPRKRGAVVAHHGPVLAGGQVVIASNDGLLRFFSPESGALLRSVAVPGGASTAPVVANGTLYVVSTKGELHAFR; encoded by the coding sequence ATGATGGCAGTAACAAGCTTTTGGAGCGCGAGGGGCATTCTGACGGGAACCGCATTGGCGTTGATCCTGTCCGCCTGCGCCGAGCCTGAGGTCATCCTGCGCGGCGAGCGTCTGGATCTGCGCGATGACAGCGTCACGGTTGTCAGCAATGAGACCCGCGCCATTGCGCTGCCTGCAACACGCAACAATGCCAGCTGGCCACAAGGGCCGGGTGTCGAAGGGCTGCGTCCCGCACATCCGGCGCTGGCCGCTTCGCCAAACGCGATCTGGTCCACCTCCATCGGCGACGGGGACAGCCGCCGCCAGCGCATCACCGCCACACCGGTTGTGGGCGATGGTCGCATCTACACGCTGGACAGTGGCGCCAAGGTTTCGGCCGTCAGCCCGGCAGGGGCGTTGCAGTGGCAAAGCGAGCTGCTGCCTGCGTCTGACAGTTCAGGGCAGGCCACCGGTGGCGGCTTGGCCTATGATGGTGGCGTGCTCTATGTGTCTTCCGGCTATGGCGTGCTGACCGCTCTGGATGCGGCCAGCGGTGCAACCATCTGGCGGCAGGAGCTGGAGGCCACCGGCTCCGGTCAGCCTACTGTGCGCGACGGTCTGGTCTATCTGGTGGCGGGGGATGATACCGGCTGGGCGGTCCACGCCAAGGATGGTCGCATTGCCTGGCAGGTTCAGGCCACACCCAGCCCGTCGAACATTCTGGGCGCACCAGCGCCTGCGGTCACATCTGATCTGGCGATCTTTGCCTTTGGCTCGGGCGACCTGACCGCAACCTTCCGCAAGGGCGGTCTGCGGCGCTGGAATGCCTCGGTTGCGGGCAAGCGGATTGGCCGGACAATTTCCCGCATCAGCGATGTCACCGGCGCACCCGTCGTGTCCGGCAACCGGATGTATGTCGGCAACCAGTCTGGGCGCACGGCGGCTTTTGACCTTGGTTCCGGAGATCGTTTGTGGACGGCCCCTCATGGCGCGGTGGATCCGGTCTGGGCAGTTGCGGGCAATGTGTTCCTGATCAGCGACCTTGGCCAATTGGTGCGGCTGGATGCTGACAGTGGCGATGCAATCTGGGCCACGAACCTGCCCGGATACCTCAAGGATAAACCCCGCAAACGCGGCGCGGTGGTGGCCCATCACGGGCCGGTTCTGGCCGGTGGTCAGGTGGTGATTGCGTCCAACGACGGGCTGTTGCGCTTCTTCAGCCCCGAAAGCGGCGCGCTGCTGCGCAGTGTGGCGGTGCCCGGCGGCGCCAGCACCGCGCCCGTTGTGGCGAATGGGACGCTTTATGTTGTCTCCACCAAGGGTGAATTGCACGCTTTCCGATAG